The Ruminococcaceae bacterium R-25 DNA segment CCACCTCCAATTCTTATATATTTAAACAGGCAATAAATAACCTGAGCGAACCATCTGATTAAATGTTACGCCCTTATGGTTTCCTTGATGTTTTCACTCTGTGAATAAAAAGCAAAACAGTTTTTAATAAACCTTGTCTGTCACAGATTAATAACTTTTCTGTCAATATGTCGCCAATATATCGGCAAGAACCTTGGAATAGTCCTTATCTATCAGGATGATCTGCTCTCCTGCTGCAGAAAAAGCATCTATATACTTCTGATTTTCGGATTTAAGCCAGTCCTTTGAAAGATAAGAATCATCAAGCCTGTTCTCAACATCAGAAGCGTGGTCTTTTATATTCTCAAAATGTGAATCTATATATTCATCTGTCAAAGCAAGACAGATAAACCTGATCTTGCTTAAATAATCTTCATCAAGATCCTTCCGCCAGGAAGAAGGAATATAACAGCCTTCGATTATGAGGTTCTGGTCATTTTCTATAGCGGTCTTTATCATCTCACGGACAACCGGCCACAGATAATCTGTAAGTTCATCATCATCTTCAGGCGTAAGATCTGTATTACCGCTTCTTATAAGGCCCATCTTCACATGGTCCATAGACATATAAGGATATTTATATTTCTCGAGCATCTTCTGGGCCAGAACGGTCTTACCAGTATGGGATGCGCCGGTTATCAGGATAATCATCTTGTTCCCTCTCACGAGCTTTTGTTATGGTCATTCTAACACAAGATGGCCTTTGGATTTTGAGTGCTTAACACGAAATACAAAGAAATGAATATGTGCTAACATTAAGTCGTTAAGGGGAATAGGAGACATGAATATAAAACAGCTTGAGAACGAGATCGAGAATATGGGTATCGATCCGGAAAACATCAATATTGGTGTTCGCGGACGTTACGATGCCTGTTTTAATCTGATCCACAAAAAGAACGGAAAGTGGGAGATCTTCTACGGCGAGCAGGGGAAGAAATTCGATGCCCAGTTATTTAGCACTCAGGAAGAAGCCTGCGACGCTTTGGTCAAGCTCCTCCGCAATCGTCTGAACGACAAAGAACTCGAGGATAAACCCAAATACTGGCACGGATACAGAAGATATGCCGAACGTTATCAGATCAACACCATAACAGGCATTTTTATCTTCTCAATGCTGTGCGGCATCGCGGGTGCAGGCTATCAGATCTATCTGGGCGAGATAAACTATATGTTCTGGATCTGGATCGGCTGGATCGTAGTTTTCGGTATCTGCACATACTGTTCCAGAGGTGAAAGAGCGAATGAATTGTTCGAATATATCGGACAGATCTTAGTCCAGCTATTCTGCTTGCTGATTGGTGTAGCCATCATGATCGTAATGCCGATAGTAAATATACCTCAATACATCTCAGGCGAAACAGATCTGTTTTCTCTCATCGCCACGATCTGCTTAGAGCCGGTTATGGCTGTTTGGGTGTACTGGAATTACAGGGTCATACGCGATGATTATGGAGATGACTTCAAAGAATACTTTGAAGAGAAAAAGGCTAAAGTCAAAGAGCGCAAGGAAGCTAAGGCGGCTAACCGTTCAAAAGATAATCCCTGACCTTCTTTAAGACCGTTTGGTTTTCATCAGTATAAGGCTTGAAGATAATACCTGTGTGTCCGTCTTTTCCATATTCGAAAAGGCGGTGCTCCACAGACTTTTTCGTCAGCACATTATCGAAGTAATAAGTCATCTTCTTAAGAACATCTTTGGAATTAGTAAGAAGTGCTGCCTTAGGCAGTCTTGTGATGTATTCGTTATTCTCTGCCGTCAGATACTTATATCTCTTATCGTCCTTATAACCTTTTGGGAATATCATCTTACGCATGCCCCAATAAGCAATGCTGCTCTTATAGAAATGCATAAGGCCGCAGTCCGTGATCAGGCCCTTATACTTGTAATCGCGCTCTTTAAGTCCGAAATCAGAAAGCATCTCTTGCGAACTGCTGAGCATGCACTCTGTAAACGCGAGAACGCCGCCTGAGGAGTGTCCGGCTATGTATAGCTGGTCAGTATCGCCTTCATACTCTCCCGCGCGTTCCAGCGCAAATCTGACGCCTTTATCGATATCTTCTACCTGATCGAAAACAGTCCATTCGGGATAAGCGAGTCTGACATTTAATTCGAAAACGACAAAGCCTAGTCTTGCCATATAGTTTCCGAAGAGCCTGTTCATCGCTTTGTCTTCGGAAATAAAACCGCCGCCGTGGATATCAATGAGGACCGGCTTCTTTGTTCCGTCCTTTTTGACATAGATATCCATAGTGTGACCGGGATTGTTATCTTTGATATAACTTACATCTTTTATTTCAGAGACTTCTTTGGGCAGACACGACAGATCGAGCTTACCGACATCTGTCTTAAGCGCTATCTCTCCGGATTTTTTCATTATCCAGTTGATCATGAGATACTCCCAGTCACTCTTTCAAAGGGCAGATGACTTTCCAGTCTTTATGAGAATATTCTATTCCCCTGCCCGCATGGTTTTCGACTTCTGTACCTTCCAATTTTCCGGCAACTATTGCTTCCATAGCATCAACCATATCATCAAGTTCATTGATCGCGATTGGTTCATAACTGAAGTGTCCGTTATAAATCTTCTCGATACCGGCTTGGGTTAAGATATCGCGGTTCTTCTTAAGCGATTCAAGATATGTTTTAGGATCTTCAGATTCTTCCAGGAAGAGCCAGAGATTTTCTATGATCGAATCGCCCGAAAAGCATATCTTATCCGTACGATCGACAAGCACTATGCTGCCCTTTGTATGTCCCGGCATCTCATATACTTCAAGTGTCTTTCCGCCAAGATCGATGACGTCACCTTCCGATATATTTTGAGGCTCCGGGAAATTCACTTCTTCGGCATCGATTTCTTTAACGAAATCCCCGTAGAAATCCTGAACCCATGGCTCGTTGATCATCATCGAAAACTCCATGATGATCTCATAATACATAAACTTGTCAGCAGAATTCAGATAGCAATTTTCGAACCAGTGATTTCCAAGCACATGATCTATATGTCCGTGGGTATTAACGACAGTAACCGGAAGATCCGTATAGTGTTCAACAAGTTCCTTAAGATTTGTAAGGCCGTAAGCAGTATCTATAAGGCATGCTTTCTTTTCGCCAAGAACCAGGTAAATAGATGCATTACGCTGCTCATAAAACTTATATATGCCTTTTGCTATTTCTTCTACAAAGTAGATTCCGTGTTCTGTCTCTGCCATAAAATTATCTGTTACTCTTCTTTCTCGGAAGAAGTCTTTCCTTTCGATAACTTATACAGTTCTTCTGCAGCAATCCTCGTCTTGGCTACTATATCGCCTTCTTTCGGGAAACAGAAATACAAACAGTCGTTGGTACCGATAGACACGATATCGCCGATCTCATACCAGAAGTAATCCGAATTGACGCTGTAAGATGCGCTCGGAGACTGCTCGTAATGGAGCTTGCCGTCACAGCCGTCAAGCACAAAGCCGTTTGCGTCGTGGTGGAGCGTTCCGGTTCCGACCATATACAGCGCCTTGGAATCTTTAAGTATCGCTATGTCGCACGGAACATCAAGCTTATATGTTCCATTCTCAAGTTCTTCCTTAAACTGCTCGCGTTCCCAAGCAAACCAGTCAGGCACATGTGTAAACTTCGGTTCGACGTTAACACCCTTAAGTCTGCCCAATGTATCGAGTTCATATGTGGCACCGCACTTCTTGCATTTCAGCGTGATACCGGAACCCTCGGTCTCACCTTCAGTCAAGCAGTGAGGACACTTATAAAGGATCCTGTTAAGGCCGTCAGCCCTGAACGGTTCATCTATCTCAATCTTGTTATCCTGCTGCCATTTGAAGTAATCGAAAGTGAACGCTTTATCAAGCACTTCATCTATCTGCCTTACCTTCGTATTTGCGAGCTCATCAGAAGTAAAAAGGCACTTCATCTCGCATGATACTTTAACGTCTCTTTTCTGGAGATTGTTATACAAAGGATCTCTTGTGAAAGCACCGTAAGTTGTGATCATAACAACGGGATATTTCAGCTTCTTAAGGAGTACACCCATTCTTCTGGGGATCCTTGTACCCGTGCCGTCCAGAGAATAACCTGCTTCAGGATACATGAGAACGCTTGCCTTATTAACGCTCATAGCGTAATCCATGTCGGAAATAAGAGACATGTCGGATACGAATTTTCTCGTGGGAATGCATCCCAAAGATCTCATCAGACCCTCTTTGCCTACAAGAGCATCTGATGTGCAGACAATGCTGAAAGGACGTCCCTTAAGCACTTCGAAAGCAATTGCAAGATCCGTAAAGCTGCAATGGTTCATCAGGATCATCCAGGGACCGTCGCCAGCTTTCTCCATATCGACTTTCCTGCATGTGAAATCAACCTGCTTGAGCTCGCCCTTAAGTCCGGTGCGCGCAACAAAAGCAAGGAGCTTGGAAGGCTTCTTCGGCTTCTTATGTTCCCAGGAAGGAAGGGACATTACTTCGTCATAAGTCAGGGTTTTGGTCTTGATCTTCATAAGTATTAATTGAACTTAAATCCGTAATTGCAAAAAGCCGATCACTCAGGTTTAGTTGCCAGATATTCAACTATCTGTTCATCCATAACTTTAAGAGTATCATCGCCTGTAAGATATGCGATTGTCCACTCGATGATCTTATCCATCTCGGTATCAATATGCCATCTGTTGAAAAGATTCAATTCAGCCTTGATCTTGGAACTGTCCAGCTTAAGGAATCCAGCCTCATGAGGACCACCATCAGATCTGTTTTCCCACGCTGCTCCATTAAGCCCTTTCAATCCGGCTTTTTCATTCCACTTGCTGCAGAACAGTTCAACGAGAGTTCCGGTGGTAACACAGTCACCATCATCAGGTCCGATATTATAACTGTCTGCAATACTTATATCGTCATACTGCTCTGCTGCAACAGTAAGATAGCCTACAACAGGTTCTAATACATGCTGATACGGGCGTGTCGAATAGGGATTTCTTACTATGATCGTCTCGCCTTTTTGCACGGCACGGATGCAGTCAGGGATAATCCTGTCTGTCGCAAAATCGCCTCCGCCTAAAACATTTCCCGCACGGCAAGTTGAAATAGCAACTTTCCTGCCATCCTTCATAATGCCTGTCTCACCGCCGAAAAAGGAATTCTTATAGCTGCTTGTAACAAGTTCTGAACAGGACTTTGAATTTGAATAAGGATCAAATCCGTTGAGGATATCATCTTCCCTGTACCCTCTTTCCCACTCAAAGTTACGATAAACCTTATCAGTTGTTACGTTAACAAAAGACTTTACCGATCCGGTAAGGCGGACGCACTCCAATACGTTAACAGTACCCATTACATTAACATCATAGGTATATACAGGTTCCTTATATGATTCGCGGACAAGGGGCTGTGCCGCCATATGGATGACGATCTCCGGCTGAACTTCCGAGAACACCTTCTTCAAATACTCAAGATTCCTTACATCACCTTCAAAAGAATGGATCCTGTTTGCCATATCACAGATATCAAACAGGCTGGGATCCGTAGGAGGATTCAATGCATAGCCATATACATCTGCTCCAAGGTGAAGCAAAGTTTCACACATCCATGTACCTTTAAAACCGGTGTGTCCTGTTATAAGAACCTTTTTACCGCTATAGAATTCCGATAGCTCGCGCACTTTATACCCCCTGAAAACTTGTCTAATTCTTAGGTTGTTTCTTCTTTATCTTTCTTTCCTG contains these protein-coding regions:
- a CDS encoding adenylate kinase family enzyme; this encodes MIILITGASHTGKTVLAQKMLEKYKYPYMSMDHVKMGLIRSGNTDLTPEDDDELTDYLWPVVREMIKTAIENDQNLIIEGCYIPSSWRKDLDEDYLSKIRFICLALTDEYIDSHFENIKDHASDVENRLDDSYLSKDWLKSENQKYIDAFSAAGEQIILIDKDYSKVLADILATY
- a CDS encoding acetyl esterase/lipase → MINWIMKKSGEIALKTDVGKLDLSCLPKEVSEIKDVSYIKDNNPGHTMDIYVKKDGTKKPVLIDIHGGGFISEDKAMNRLFGNYMARLGFVVFELNVRLAYPEWTVFDQVEDIDKGVRFALERAGEYEGDTDQLYIAGHSSGGVLAFTECMLSSSQEMLSDFGLKERDYKYKGLITDCGLMHFYKSSIAYWGMRKMIFPKGYKDDKRYKYLTAENNEYITRLPKAALLTNSKDVLKKMTYYFDNVLTKKSVEHRLFEYGKDGHTGIIFKPYTDENQTVLKKVRDYLLNG
- a CDS encoding glyoxylase-like metal-dependent hydrolase (beta-lactamase superfamily II); the encoded protein is MAETEHGIYFVEEIAKGIYKFYEQRNASIYLVLGEKKACLIDTAYGLTNLKELVEHYTDLPVTVVNTHGHIDHVLGNHWFENCYLNSADKFMYYEIIMEFSMMINEPWVQDFYGDFVKEIDAEEVNFPEPQNISEGDVIDLGGKTLEVYEMPGHTKGSIVLVDRTDKICFSGDSIIENLWLFLEESEDPKTYLESLKKNRDILTQAGIEKIYNGHFSYEPIAINELDDMVDAMEAIVAGKLEGTEVENHAGRGIEYSHKDWKVICPLKE
- a CDS encoding CDP-glucose 4,6-dehydratase, with the translated sequence MRELSEFYSGKKVLITGHTGFKGTWMCETLLHLGADVYGYALNPPTDPSLFDICDMANRIHSFEGDVRNLEYLKKVFSEVQPEIVIHMAAQPLVRESYKEPVYTYDVNVMGTVNVLECVRLTGSVKSFVNVTTDKVYRNFEWERGYREDDILNGFDPYSNSKSCSELVTSSYKNSFFGGETGIMKDGRKVAISTCRAGNVLGGGDFATDRIIPDCIRAVQKGETIIVRNPYSTRPYQHVLEPVVGYLTVAAEQYDDISIADSYNIGPDDGDCVTTGTLVELFCSKWNEKAGLKGLNGAAWENRSDGGPHEAGFLKLDSSKIKAELNLFNRWHIDTEMDKIIEWTIAYLTGDDTLKVMDEQIVEYLATKPE